One Psychrosphaera aestuarii DNA window includes the following coding sequences:
- a CDS encoding cytochrome b/b6 domain-containing protein, with the protein MNIKSYKAWDASVRWFHWINVLCIIGLVAVGIVIMNGGSLGLSNDGKILLKTVHVLIGYVFAFNLFLRLLLAFVGNKNARWKAILPGGKGYFNEVKSYASAFKAGRPQQYIGHNPLGRIAVVLLLFLLFAQAVTGLVLAGTDIFYPPFGSWIADWIAKPGVDPTTLLPYAKSTYDVAAYDAMRAFRAPFIEIHEIGFYALLCSIVIHIIAVVITEIREGGTLISAMFTGKKILTETPKDLQELHSDKKEVD; encoded by the coding sequence ATGAATATTAAATCGTATAAAGCTTGGGATGCCAGTGTTCGATGGTTTCATTGGATAAATGTGCTTTGTATCATCGGATTAGTCGCCGTTGGTATAGTAATTATGAACGGTGGTTCGTTAGGCTTATCAAACGACGGAAAAATCCTATTAAAGACCGTTCATGTATTGATTGGCTACGTGTTCGCATTTAATTTATTTTTGCGTCTCCTCTTGGCGTTTGTAGGTAATAAAAATGCACGATGGAAAGCTATTTTGCCTGGTGGAAAGGGCTATTTTAATGAGGTAAAGAGTTATGCTTCGGCTTTTAAGGCGGGCCGTCCACAGCAATATATAGGTCATAATCCTCTTGGGCGTATCGCCGTTGTGCTTTTACTCTTTCTGTTATTCGCTCAAGCCGTTACGGGCTTAGTACTCGCAGGAACAGACATATTCTATCCTCCTTTTGGATCGTGGATTGCTGATTGGATAGCAAAGCCTGGTGTCGATCCGACAACCCTCCTCCCATACGCAAAGAGTACTTATGATGTAGCCGCGTATGACGCGATGCGAGCTTTTCGCGCGCCATTTATAGAGATTCACGAGATTGGCTTTTACGCCTTATTGTGTTCAATCGTGATTCATATTATTGCGGTAGTCATAACTGAGATTCGCGAAGGTGGAACATTAATCTCCGCCATGTTTACTGGTAAAAAAATATTGACTGAAACACCTAAAGATTTGCAAGAGTTACACAGCGACAAGAAGGAAGTTGATTAA
- a CDS encoding alpha/beta hydrolase translates to MTISRTYILKYLLLTLTLLISGCSNVVSKYISNQQNFRLESISSNENLLRQGYVKSKYCSTINSICISYLEAQPFTNKNSLRYDVAIEASKKTENITLEITKNELSKTFHGTVVLLHGFKASKEFMTNSALYFRFIGFNVIIPDLLGHGDSDGEISFGVNDSKIINELLKRKSNIEYPLYLLGNSMGAVTASYLASNNDISGLILLAPMTIFDEATVNYASSYSPIISTFFSEEVIRQGAIVALNKANVSVEETNIKPILEAINSPVLIFASTRDQVAPFSYFDSLSSPKISVIKVEDRSHPSMSIIGTQEHLYIQEWLKSKASK, encoded by the coding sequence GTGACTATTTCACGTACATATATTTTAAAATATTTATTATTAACTCTCACACTGCTTATTAGTGGCTGTTCTAATGTTGTATCAAAATACATCTCAAATCAGCAAAATTTTAGGCTTGAAAGTATAAGCAGTAATGAAAATCTACTTCGTCAGGGGTATGTAAAATCTAAATATTGCTCAACGATAAATTCAATTTGTATTAGTTATCTTGAAGCACAACCTTTTACTAATAAAAACTCCCTACGGTATGATGTTGCAATTGAAGCAAGTAAAAAAACAGAAAATATTACCTTAGAAATTACTAAGAATGAGTTATCGAAAACTTTTCATGGAACCGTTGTATTACTTCACGGGTTTAAAGCATCAAAAGAGTTTATGACTAATTCAGCTCTTTATTTTCGATTTATTGGTTTTAATGTGATCATTCCTGATTTGTTAGGTCATGGAGACTCTGATGGAGAAATCAGTTTTGGTGTAAATGATAGTAAGATTATTAATGAACTATTAAAAAGAAAATCAAATATTGAGTATCCTCTTTATCTTCTGGGTAATTCTATGGGGGCTGTTACAGCATCATACTTAGCTAGTAACAATGATATTTCAGGTCTTATTCTTTTGGCGCCAATGACTATATTTGATGAAGCCACTGTTAATTATGCTTCGAGTTATTCGCCAATAATTTCTACTTTTTTTTCAGAAGAAGTAATCCGTCAAGGGGCTATTGTAGCTTTAAATAAAGCTAATGTTTCAGTTGAGGAAACTAATATAAAGCCAATTCTCGAAGCGATAAATAGTCCAGTACTTATTTTTGCTTCAACTAGAGATCAGGTAGCACCTTTTAGTTATTTTGATTCTTTATCAAGTCCTAAAATATCAGTAATAAAAGTAGAAGATCGTAGCCACCCTAGTATGAGCATAATCGGAACGCAAGAGCATTTATATATTCAAGAATGGCTAAAGTCGAAAGCTAGCAAGTAA
- a CDS encoding alpha/beta fold hydrolase, whose translation MKSIIWLFSIFISFGALGTEQELQPTTSGLYDVGGFKLYLECYENDKPQLILEQGFGRSGSDGVWLENIKQLKDDFSICLYDRAGLGKSEKGPVPFTVDDMAKRLKKLLQVAGVKMPYYFTGGSYASYIITAFNNLYPQEVMGAVLIDPPPLGYFYTMGTRWPENFKTNNEKLKRLYNFEQSVHDPMFERVPEKVDHMKSYKILSEAAKFGDKPIIILRSKQTEERSDPPFVPEEIAKSMDSLYANAESYFKSLSTNSRIIYSESEKHHLHIADRDLVVKSIKELVTK comes from the coding sequence ATGAAATCAATTATATGGTTATTTTCTATTTTTATTAGCTTTGGTGCACTGGGTACAGAGCAAGAGTTACAACCTACAACGTCAGGACTATATGATGTTGGTGGGTTTAAGTTGTATCTTGAGTGCTACGAAAATGACAAGCCTCAATTAATACTTGAGCAAGGTTTTGGTCGCTCTGGTTCTGATGGGGTTTGGTTGGAGAATATTAAACAATTGAAAGATGATTTCAGTATTTGTTTATATGATCGAGCAGGTCTTGGAAAAAGTGAAAAAGGTCCCGTGCCTTTCACCGTCGATGATATGGCTAAAAGGCTAAAAAAGCTGCTTCAAGTAGCCGGTGTTAAAATGCCGTATTACTTTACTGGTGGCTCATATGCATCTTATATAATTACGGCATTCAATAACCTATACCCACAAGAGGTTATGGGGGCTGTGCTGATTGATCCTCCTCCTTTAGGCTACTTTTACACTATGGGTACAAGGTGGCCAGAAAACTTTAAAACAAACAATGAAAAATTGAAGCGTCTTTATAATTTTGAGCAAAGTGTTCATGATCCAATGTTTGAAAGAGTTCCTGAAAAAGTAGATCATATGAAAAGCTACAAAATTCTATCTGAAGCAGCTAAGTTCGGTGATAAGCCAATTATAATTTTACGTTCAAAACAGACCGAAGAGCGTTCTGACCCTCCTTTTGTTCCCGAGGAAATCGCAAAGTCAATGGACTCCCTATATGCAAATGCAGAGAGTTACTTTAAAAGTTTATCTACAAATAGCCGAATTATCTATTCGGAGTCAGAAAAGCATCATCTGCACATCGCAGACCGTGATTTGGTTGTAAAAAGCATTAAGGAACTTGTTACGAAATGA
- a CDS encoding type II toxin-antitoxin system CcdA family antitoxin yields the protein MRNVHSTQPTKKATNLSLNSELLAEAKRLNINLSATMEKALEREVSAKLRDEWIQQNADAVESCNKLTEEHGLFSDSYRTF from the coding sequence ATGAGAAATGTACATTCAACACAGCCAACAAAAAAAGCAACAAACCTAAGCTTGAATAGCGAACTATTGGCTGAGGCTAAAAGGCTTAACATTAACTTATCGGCAACAATGGAAAAAGCGCTTGAGCGAGAAGTCAGCGCTAAGTTGCGTGATGAATGGATACAACAAAATGCTGATGCAGTTGAATCTTGCAATAAGTTGACCGAAGAGCACGGATTATTCTCTGATTCATATAGGACGTTTTAA
- a CDS encoding CcdB family protein: protein MPQFSLYKNKDKSTSRAYPFFVDVQSDLLNSLDTRIVIPLTSLELLEGSAPTHLCPIIHLEEGDFVILTQQTTSVPTKMLKEEVTDLRAFRNEIIGALDFLITGI from the coding sequence ATGCCTCAATTTTCTCTATATAAAAACAAAGACAAGTCCACATCTAGAGCCTACCCTTTCTTTGTAGATGTTCAATCAGACCTGTTGAATAGCCTTGATACAAGGATAGTTATTCCATTGACTTCGTTAGAACTTCTTGAAGGATCGGCCCCAACCCATTTATGTCCGATCATTCATCTTGAAGAAGGTGATTTTGTAATTCTCACTCAACAGACAACAAGTGTCCCAACTAAGATGCTGAAAGAGGAAGTGACTGATTTAAGGGCTTTCCGCAATGAGATTATCGGCGCACTCGACTTTTTGATTACGGGCATATAA
- a CDS encoding trypsin-like serine protease, translated as MKVLFFLSIIFFSTYSDSVVKRHDVPPENYVLDKMPEYLIDMPHEGHGVLIDSQWVLTVAHTIFYDYVGKDLVVGSKAYEIESVHIHPDYIEPNKSLLKGDLAPLMKFFKSRSDIALIKLSSKVTAVNPIKIYKGKSEKGKTITVYGKGATGNGLIGEDLDTKSLRVMNQFQNIIESAEGNWLAFKFDEPENALPLEGMHGSGDSGGPSVTFQEGVPFLVGLSSWQLAHGDISTFKGGLYGTTAYQVRVSNYHDWILGVLGS; from the coding sequence ATGAAAGTTTTATTTTTCTTATCTATTATTTTCTTTTCTACATACAGCGATTCTGTTGTGAAGAGACATGATGTTCCACCTGAAAATTATGTTCTTGATAAAATGCCTGAATATCTAATTGATATGCCCCATGAAGGCCATGGTGTATTAATAGATTCACAATGGGTTTTGACCGTAGCTCACACTATTTTTTATGATTATGTTGGAAAAGATCTAGTGGTTGGTTCAAAAGCATATGAAATTGAAAGCGTTCATATACACCCTGATTACATTGAACCTAATAAAAGTTTACTTAAAGGCGATTTAGCGCCTTTAATGAAATTTTTCAAATCTAGAAGTGATATTGCACTAATCAAATTATCATCAAAGGTTACAGCTGTTAATCCAATCAAAATATACAAAGGCAAAAGTGAAAAAGGTAAAACAATAACCGTTTATGGTAAGGGAGCTACTGGAAACGGATTAATTGGCGAAGACCTAGATACTAAATCACTTCGAGTGATGAACCAGTTTCAAAATATTATTGAAAGCGCGGAAGGTAACTGGTTAGCATTCAAATTCGATGAACCAGAAAATGCATTACCACTTGAGGGTATGCATGGTTCAGGAGATAGCGGAGGTCCCTCTGTTACCTTTCAAGAAGGTGTCCCTTTTCTTGTGGGTTTATCAAGTTGGCAATTAGCGCATGGCGATATATCTACATTTAAAGGTGGCTTGTATGGTACTACTGCTTATCAAGTTAGGGTGTCAAATTATCATGACTGGATATTAGGTGTGTTGGGTAGCTAA
- a CDS encoding putative phage abortive infection protein: MTKNIYLASTFVLLVLLGAFFPYILKFHDSNLSGNPSDWGALGAYIGGIVGATFASLSFVCLLVTVLLQRKELKNNSEAQKQQRFEDNFYSLLSQHNTTLSELKCRFDDNSHFLHDLNILLDPKGCPKAELIEVQNKILNDIELSQYFRILYQLLKFICKNDVDNKERNFSDCYISNRDNITENEKMYASIVRSFVPVKLLHVLALNCIPSYSGLNNLSLYQALLERYEFLEHLRADKLPNNERTFAILNGYSYAFGNNTYLDKKCENIINHFKSKYDDKLTEGSYLHTYSLAHPF, translated from the coding sequence ATGACAAAAAATATTTATCTCGCAAGTACTTTCGTTTTATTAGTACTGTTAGGCGCATTTTTTCCTTATATTTTAAAATTTCATGATAGTAATTTGAGTGGTAACCCTTCTGATTGGGGAGCTCTTGGAGCGTATATTGGTGGTATAGTTGGAGCCACGTTCGCGTCATTATCATTTGTTTGTTTATTGGTAACAGTACTATTGCAAAGGAAGGAGCTTAAAAATAATAGTGAAGCTCAAAAACAGCAACGGTTTGAGGATAACTTCTATTCCTTACTTTCCCAACATAATACAACACTGTCTGAGCTCAAGTGCCGATTCGACGATAACTCTCATTTTCTTCACGACCTAAATATACTACTAGATCCAAAGGGCTGTCCCAAAGCCGAGCTAATTGAAGTCCAAAACAAAATACTTAACGATATAGAGCTTTCACAGTATTTTCGAATCCTATATCAACTACTAAAGTTTATTTGTAAAAATGATGTAGATAATAAAGAACGAAATTTTAGTGATTGTTATATTTCAAATCGAGACAACATAACTGAAAATGAAAAAATGTATGCCAGCATTGTTAGAAGCTTTGTTCCTGTAAAATTACTGCATGTATTAGCCTTAAATTGCATACCAAGTTACTCCGGTTTAAATAACTTATCTTTGTATCAGGCATTACTCGAACGATACGAATTTCTTGAGCACTTAAGAGCAGATAAACTTCCTAACAATGAACGAACTTTTGCAATTTTAAATGGATATTCTTATGCATTTGGGAATAACACGTATTTAGATAAGAAATGTGAAAACATAATCAATCACTTTAAATCTAAATATGATGATAAATTAACCGAAGGCAGTTACTTGCATACGTACTCTTTAGCGCACCCATTTTGA